In Actinomycetes bacterium, the genomic window CCGCAACCGGGGCGTCCCACAGGAGATGAATCCCATGAAGAAGTTCCGTTTCACACTCGTCGCGATGCTCGCAGGCGTGGCCCTGGTAGGCGCCGCCTGCTCAGATGACGACGACAGCAGCGACGAGACCACGACCACCACAACCGAAGCCGAGAGCTC contains:
- a CDS encoding DUF4352 domain-containing protein, coding for MKKFRFTLVAMLAGVALVGAACSDDDDSSDETTTTTTEAESS